A genomic region of Deltaproteobacteria bacterium contains the following coding sequences:
- a CDS encoding acyl-CoA synthetase produces MSEPTPPWPGYRSAPAKLNIAREVLDASIARGCGGRAALIGEQGTTTYESLHHQVKALSASLIDLGLRQGDLALIKMGNSIEFAVAFLASVRLGVIPVLVNSLLTASELHSVLEQTQPKLVFTEASRAGAVRELRAAKLFNQVVCAGESLADEIAFHSLAKNNASTPPSAETASDEPAFIVYTSGTTGKPKGIVHAHRWIVALGDLNRYRLPPQDNDVVLATGEWSFISALGHNLLFPLRNGVTGAILSDRATPENILAAIAKHRITVLHSVATVYRRLLATPDFEKQHDLTSLRCAHSTGEALRAATYTEWNQRVGSELYEHYGVSEYQLVIGNGVRDPVKPGSVGKPLPGVGVAILDDDFNPVPKGELGQFAISTQDPGLFLGYYKDQERTDAVVRNGWYFTGDLAYQDIEGYFLIAGRRDDCFKSRGIFISPTEIENALQKHPAIIEAAVVAEPDAEIGNKIRAVVVLAEGQSQSNELVERIRAMLLGQIAPYKMPHKIEFVDTLPKSAVGKILRTALVTPTVGPNASHPVRQ; encoded by the coding sequence ATGAGCGAACCGACCCCACCCTGGCCGGGCTACCGCAGCGCGCCGGCCAAACTCAATATAGCGCGCGAAGTGCTCGACGCATCGATTGCCCGTGGGTGCGGCGGGCGCGCCGCGCTGATCGGCGAGCAGGGCACGACAACCTACGAATCTTTGCACCACCAAGTCAAAGCTCTGTCGGCGAGCTTAATCGATCTCGGCTTGCGCCAGGGCGATCTGGCGCTGATCAAGATGGGCAACTCGATCGAATTCGCCGTGGCGTTTCTCGCCTCGGTACGGCTCGGGGTTATTCCCGTGCTGGTAAACTCCCTGCTCACGGCCAGCGAATTGCACAGCGTGCTGGAGCAAACTCAGCCTAAGCTAGTTTTCACCGAAGCGTCGCGCGCTGGCGCCGTTCGCGAGCTGCGCGCCGCAAAGTTATTCAACCAGGTCGTTTGTGCCGGTGAAAGCTTGGCGGATGAGATCGCGTTCCACTCGTTGGCGAAGAATAATGCGAGCACGCCGCCAAGCGCCGAGACCGCGTCGGACGAGCCCGCGTTCATCGTCTACACCTCCGGCACCACCGGCAAACCCAAGGGCATCGTCCACGCCCATCGTTGGATCGTCGCCCTTGGCGATCTCAATCGTTACCGTTTGCCGCCGCAAGACAATGACGTTGTGCTCGCCACTGGCGAGTGGAGTTTCATCAGCGCGCTGGGTCACAATTTACTTTTTCCACTACGCAACGGCGTCACCGGTGCGATTCTTTCCGACCGTGCGACGCCGGAAAATATTCTCGCCGCCATCGCAAAACATCGGATCACCGTGCTTCACTCAGTCGCAACGGTTTATCGCCGCCTGCTGGCGACGCCGGATTTCGAGAAACAACACGACCTCACCAGCCTGCGCTGCGCTCACTCCACCGGCGAAGCGCTGCGTGCAGCGACTTATACGGAATGGAATCAGCGCGTCGGCAGCGAGCTCTACGAGCACTACGGCGTGTCGGAGTATCAACTCGTCATAGGGAATGGCGTTCGTGATCCAGTGAAACCGGGGTCGGTAGGCAAACCCTTGCCCGGAGTCGGCGTCGCCATTCTCGACGACGATTTCAATCCGGTTCCAAAGGGCGAGCTAGGCCAATTCGCCATTTCGACACAAGACCCAGGCTTGTTCCTTGGCTACTACAAAGACCAGGAGCGCACGGACGCCGTCGTGCGCAACGGCTGGTACTTCACCGGCGATCTCGCCTATCAAGACATTGAAGGCTATTTCTTGATCGCCGGCCGGCGCGACGACTGCTTCAAAAGCCGGGGCATTTTTATCTCGCCGACAGAAATCGAAAATGCGCTACAGAAACATCCGGCGATTATTGAGGCCGCCGTGGTTGCCGAACCCGACGCAGAAATTGGCAACAAGATTCGCGCTGTGGTAGTGCTGGCCGAGGGTCAAAGTCAGTCCAACGAATTAGTCGAAAGAATTCGTGCCATGCTGCTCGGTCAGATCGCGCCGTACAAAATGCCGCATAAAATAGAATTCGTCGATACTCTGCCCAAGAGCGCTGTCGGTAAGATACTCCGTACGGCACTTGTCACGCCAACAGTCGGTCCAAACGCATCTCATCCGGTGAGGCAATAA
- a CDS encoding UbiD family decarboxylase: MATKDLAIPRREYPDLHDHLAALEREGLLIRIQDPVCKDQEMHPLVRWQFRGGIKEQDRRAFLFEKPVDAQGKSYDIPVAIGILAANRRIYGIGLGTDPAKVNQLWAEAKANPIAPVEIASEAAPVHEIVHAGEQLQLPGQGLDAIPVPISTPGWDNAPYISAAHYITKDPENGIHNIGTYRAMIKARDRVGCNPSLELGQGIYVHWEKYRARKEKMPAALCIGGVPAISYVAAQKLNYDVDEFAVAGGLVKAPIRVVKAKTVPLMVPADAEIIIEGYVSTEFLEPEAPFGESHGHVNPKEYNPYMEVTAITRRKKAILCSIISQVTPSESSVIKKMAYEPLYLDHLRNVLGIKCVTRVLLHEPLTATQKLTIIQMRKPTQAEVWRALMGAVTFRPSMSKIVIGVDEDIDPDNLDAVFWALGYRSQPHRDVQIIRGTDIGHAPRHDERGGADDSCLLWNATLRETFPPISLPKKEYMERARKLWERLELPKLEPEAPWHGYSLGDWNPELDEEAKLAVIGEFWKTGEKIARERKSTDEVAVNTSYYGQQKEK; encoded by the coding sequence ATGGCCACGAAAGATCTGGCGATCCCACGCCGAGAGTACCCGGACCTACACGATCATCTAGCTGCCCTCGAGCGCGAGGGCTTGCTAATCCGCATCCAAGACCCGGTGTGCAAAGATCAGGAGATGCATCCGCTGGTGCGCTGGCAATTTCGCGGCGGCATCAAAGAGCAGGACCGCAGGGCATTTCTCTTCGAAAAACCAGTTGACGCGCAGGGCAAGTCCTACGACATCCCGGTCGCCATCGGCATTCTCGCCGCCAACCGGCGCATCTACGGCATCGGCCTTGGCACCGATCCGGCCAAGGTCAATCAACTGTGGGCCGAGGCGAAAGCCAATCCGATCGCGCCGGTGGAAATAGCGTCCGAAGCGGCGCCGGTGCATGAGATCGTCCATGCAGGAGAACAGTTGCAGCTGCCCGGGCAGGGACTCGACGCCATCCCGGTGCCAATCTCTACGCCCGGTTGGGACAACGCGCCTTATATCAGCGCGGCGCACTACATTACCAAGGACCCGGAGAACGGCATCCACAACATCGGCACCTACCGCGCCATGATCAAGGCACGCGACCGGGTTGGCTGCAATCCATCGTTGGAATTGGGCCAGGGCATCTACGTGCATTGGGAAAAATATCGTGCGCGCAAAGAAAAGATGCCAGCGGCGCTCTGCATCGGCGGTGTGCCGGCGATCTCCTACGTCGCCGCGCAAAAATTGAATTACGACGTCGACGAATTCGCCGTCGCCGGCGGTTTGGTCAAAGCGCCGATCCGCGTCGTCAAAGCCAAGACCGTGCCGCTGATGGTGCCGGCGGACGCAGAAATAATAATTGAAGGCTACGTGTCGACGGAGTTTCTCGAACCCGAAGCGCCCTTCGGCGAATCCCACGGCCATGTCAATCCCAAAGAATACAATCCCTACATGGAAGTGACCGCGATCACGCGGCGCAAAAAAGCGATACTCTGCTCGATCATCAGCCAGGTGACGCCGTCGGAGTCGAGCGTGATCAAGAAAATGGCCTACGAGCCGCTATACCTCGATCACTTGAGAAACGTGCTCGGCATCAAGTGCGTCACGCGCGTATTACTGCACGAGCCGCTCACGGCGACGCAGAAATTGACGATCATTCAAATGCGCAAGCCGACCCAAGCCGAGGTCTGGCGCGCGCTCATGGGGGCGGTGACCTTTCGGCCGTCGATGTCGAAGATCGTCATCGGCGTCGACGAGGATATCGACCCGGACAACCTCGACGCGGTTTTCTGGGCGCTGGGCTATCGCTCGCAGCCGCACCGTGACGTGCAGATTATCCGCGGAACGGATATCGGCCATGCGCCGCGCCATGACGAGCGCGGTGGAGCGGACGATTCCTGCCTGCTGTGGAACGCGACGCTGCGCGAAACCTTCCCGCCGATCTCTTTGCCCAAGAAAGAATACATGGAACGCGCCCGAAAACTGTGGGAGCGGCTGGAGTTGCCCAAGCTCGAACCGGAAGCCCCCTGGCACGGCTACTCGCTCGGCGACTGGAACCCGGAGCTCGACGAAGAAGCCAAGCTCGCGGTGATCGGCGAATTTTGGAAGACGGGTGAGAAAATCGCCCGCGAGCGCAAAAGCACGGACGAAGTGGCGGTGAATACTTCGTATTACGGCCAGCAAAAAGAGAAGTAA
- a CDS encoding MFS transporter, translated as MRFSPTPWLIAAIAFVVLGFSRGLHSAFGVFNVALLDTFGWSRGATAGIFSVVLAVDALLSPVAGHLLDRFGVKRITIAGCLTLVIGLYLSSHVTALWQLYICFGIILSIGFTFTGMVPHVFLISEWFSTKRASAIGVVYAGSGVGIMILAPLSEWLIANYGWARTFETYAVVVLIALVPVVWFSYRSGPHSHRGAHAAKYADGGKQWTAKLALQSLQFWLLFIARIGAASGTTVIVTHQVAHVADVGFSKFVAASVFGLAGITSSFGRVIFGFIADRLTKQAAYTLNIAMTVVGVGALMILSNPSQVWLLYVYVIFFGIGFGSRAVIFSSLTADIFSGKGFGSILGYSTVAVGVGGALGSYFGGVFHDWTGSYTMSFTLSTLLLAISDVCIWLAAVPAVSAYDKRLWGEAR; from the coding sequence ATGCGCTTTTCTCCCACACCCTGGCTCATCGCGGCAATTGCTTTCGTAGTTCTCGGATTTTCCCGTGGATTGCATTCGGCTTTTGGCGTTTTCAACGTTGCGCTGCTTGACACCTTCGGCTGGAGCCGCGGCGCCACGGCGGGGATTTTTTCCGTGGTTTTGGCGGTGGACGCTCTGCTATCGCCGGTGGCGGGCCATCTGCTCGATCGCTTTGGCGTCAAGCGCATCACCATCGCCGGTTGCCTGACGTTGGTTATCGGCCTTTATCTTAGCAGCCATGTGACGGCGTTGTGGCAGCTCTACATCTGCTTTGGGATTATTCTTTCGATCGGCTTCACCTTTACCGGCATGGTGCCGCATGTGTTTCTAATCTCCGAATGGTTTTCGACGAAGCGCGCATCGGCCATTGGCGTGGTCTATGCCGGCAGCGGCGTGGGCATCATGATTCTGGCGCCGCTCAGTGAATGGCTGATCGCTAACTATGGCTGGGCACGAACTTTTGAGACTTACGCCGTCGTCGTGCTGATCGCGCTGGTGCCGGTGGTGTGGTTTTCCTATCGGAGCGGTCCGCACAGCCATCGTGGCGCGCATGCGGCCAAATACGCTGACGGCGGCAAACAATGGACCGCCAAGTTGGCGCTCCAGAGCTTGCAGTTTTGGCTGCTGTTCATCGCGCGCATCGGCGCCGCGTCGGGCACGACCGTGATCGTCACCCATCAGGTCGCGCACGTGGCCGATGTTGGCTTTAGTAAATTTGTCGCCGCGTCGGTTTTCGGACTGGCTGGTATCACCAGCAGTTTTGGCCGGGTCATCTTTGGTTTCATCGCCGATCGCTTGACCAAGCAGGCAGCGTACACGCTCAACATCGCCATGACGGTGGTCGGCGTCGGCGCGCTGATGATCTTGAGCAACCCCAGCCAGGTCTGGCTGCTTTACGTCTATGTAATTTTCTTCGGCATCGGCTTCGGCTCGCGCGCGGTGATCTTTTCTTCATTGACCGCCGATATTTTCTCCGGCAAAGGCTTCGGCTCGATTCTCGGCTACTCGACAGTGGCGGTGGGCGTCGGCGGCGCGTTGGGCTCTTATTTCGGCGGCGTGTTTCACGACTGGACCGGCAGCTACACGATGTCGTTTACCCTGTCGACGCTGCTGCTGGCGATTTCCGACGTGTGCATCTGGCTCGCCGCCGTGCCGGCCGTTTCGGCCTACGACAAGCGGTTGTGGGGCGAGGCGCGCTGA
- a CDS encoding DUF309 domain-containing protein: MDARLREGIALFNAQKFFECHEVLETFYQETEVAQKPFLEGLVQLAAAFRMFVDFGEVKGPVRMVRQALIRFEEYQPNFLQVKVKELSESLNLWAQAVEKGGAAEIPKIALQRFSFFS; the protein is encoded by the coding sequence ATGGATGCTCGGCTGCGAGAGGGCATTGCTCTGTTCAATGCCCAGAAATTTTTTGAGTGCCACGAGGTTTTGGAGACGTTTTACCAAGAAACCGAGGTGGCACAGAAGCCGTTTCTCGAAGGGTTGGTGCAACTCGCCGCGGCGTTTAGGATGTTTGTCGATTTCGGTGAGGTCAAAGGGCCGGTGCGCATGGTGCGCCAGGCGCTGATCCGCTTCGAGGAATACCAGCCGAATTTTCTCCAAGTGAAAGTCAAAGAGTTGAGCGAGTCATTGAATCTGTGGGCGCAAGCCGTGGAAAAGGGCGGCGCGGCTGAGATTCCGAAGATTGCGCTGCAGCGTTTTAGTTTCTTCTCATGA
- the mfd gene encoding transcription-repair coupling factor, translating to MSETVSSKLEKFLAGNWTGAKRIQGVQGGARAYLLSLAAAQARRPVVVVAASAQTAENLYGDLGFFLGEERSAPLQKRLHLFPSWEVLPFENLSPHPENLAGRLEGLYKLVEEPAPIIVATPAALMQKVVPKEALKKAYLYLVAGQELGRESLLEHLVQWGFQNVPLVEERGDFSVRGGIVDIFSPGYGRPLRLEFNGDVLESIRQFNPSNQRSEQPQEDALLLPIKEFSLKRAGVENVIRTLDQRANELDIERKEKNSLLDSLREGIPFPGVEFLVPYFYESLVPVFSYFPADTLIWLDSADRVEAEVERFGQLAWARQKSAKEERRLVAPVEALYLNEHEWRDALAPFSIVQGEALTILAASEQALATTLTVESFLTADIRHETALQGKDPTLAPLLERLKGWQNERVFFVAPTKGDATRLRELLASYDLQLSIAENGVAGLLSESGPARAIVRGYLNQGFRLPEAQLVLLTFDEIFGTRKRQPTQTKSQPSHFLTTLSELKQDDYVVHLDHGIGVYRGLKFMTVAGIAGEFLHLEYDGGDRLYLPVDRINMVQKYIGGDGAQPALDKLGGTSWEKVKAKARKSIFAMAEELVQLYAVREARAGNGFSPPDNMYKEFEAAFEYEETPDQQRAIDETLADMQRKKPMDRLVCGDVGYGKTEVAMRAAFLAVEGGKQVAVLAPTTILAQQHLQTFRQRFRNHPIRVEMVSRFLTTKEIQQVLADVTKGAVDVAIGTHRLLQKDVEFKDLGLVIVDEEHRFGVVHKERLKKMRELVDVVSLTATPIPRTLHMSLIGIRDLSIIETPPVDRLAIQTYVTRYDERVIRDAILRELQRGGQVFFLHNRVETIDRLALKLAELIPEGKMAVAHGQMRPKELEKVMLDFLENKTQVLVCSAIIESGLDFANANTIIINRADRFGLAQLYQLRGRVGRSHRHAFAYLLIPGEHAITPDAERRLRALQEVDGLGGGFKLAMHDLEIRGAGNLLGDQQSGQITAVGFELYTEMMEKAVAELKGENVAPEVDPEIKLGISAYFPDQYIPDANQRLIFYKRLASVSGADELDELKEEIQDRFGPYGEPVENLFLVMNLRRILKDYLVQQISVSDGKVFLQFHPESPVKVEKLLDLMKKNKDKYRLVPDGRLALTPRSTDWLAVIDEVGALLRAIQELPQATAAPASQP from the coding sequence ATGAGCGAGACTGTTAGCAGCAAACTCGAAAAGTTTTTGGCTGGCAATTGGACCGGCGCCAAGCGCATCCAAGGCGTTCAGGGCGGTGCGCGCGCCTATCTGCTGTCGCTGGCCGCAGCGCAAGCGCGCCGCCCTGTCGTTGTCGTTGCCGCTTCAGCGCAGACAGCGGAAAATCTCTACGGCGACCTGGGGTTTTTCCTCGGCGAAGAGCGCAGCGCGCCGCTGCAAAAACGGCTGCACCTGTTTCCGTCCTGGGAAGTTTTGCCATTCGAAAATCTCTCGCCGCACCCGGAAAATCTCGCCGGCCGTTTAGAAGGTCTCTACAAGCTGGTCGAAGAGCCGGCACCGATCATTGTCGCCACACCGGCGGCGCTGATGCAGAAAGTCGTGCCCAAAGAGGCGCTGAAAAAAGCCTATCTCTATCTTGTTGCAGGTCAGGAGCTCGGACGGGAGAGCCTGCTCGAACATCTCGTGCAATGGGGTTTTCAAAATGTGCCGCTGGTGGAGGAGCGCGGCGATTTCAGCGTGCGCGGCGGTATCGTCGATATTTTCTCGCCGGGCTACGGCCGGCCGCTGCGCTTGGAGTTTAACGGCGATGTGCTCGAATCTATCCGTCAGTTCAACCCGTCCAATCAGCGCTCCGAGCAACCGCAGGAAGATGCACTGCTTCTGCCGATCAAAGAGTTCTCGCTGAAGCGCGCAGGCGTTGAAAACGTCATTCGCACCCTCGATCAGCGCGCCAACGAGCTTGATATCGAGCGCAAAGAAAAGAATAGCCTGCTCGATTCTCTGCGCGAGGGGATTCCGTTTCCCGGTGTGGAGTTTTTGGTGCCTTATTTTTATGAGTCACTGGTGCCGGTCTTCAGTTACTTCCCGGCCGACACATTGATCTGGCTCGACAGCGCGGATCGCGTCGAAGCGGAAGTCGAGCGCTTTGGCCAGCTTGCCTGGGCGCGGCAAAAGAGCGCCAAAGAAGAGCGGCGCTTAGTGGCGCCGGTGGAAGCGCTTTATTTGAACGAACATGAATGGCGCGACGCTTTGGCGCCGTTTTCCATTGTTCAGGGCGAAGCTCTGACGATTTTGGCGGCGAGCGAGCAGGCGTTGGCGACCACTCTCACGGTCGAATCGTTTCTCACCGCCGACATCCGCCACGAGACGGCGCTGCAGGGAAAAGACCCGACCCTGGCGCCGCTGCTGGAGCGGCTCAAGGGGTGGCAGAACGAGCGGGTTTTCTTTGTGGCGCCGACCAAGGGCGATGCCACACGGTTGCGCGAGCTATTGGCCAGTTACGATTTGCAACTGTCGATTGCTGAAAATGGCGTGGCCGGACTGCTCAGTGAGTCTGGGCCGGCGCGGGCGATCGTGCGCGGTTATTTGAATCAAGGTTTTCGCCTGCCCGAAGCACAGCTGGTCTTACTCACCTTCGATGAGATTTTCGGCACGCGCAAACGACAGCCGACGCAGACGAAATCGCAGCCGAGCCATTTTCTCACGACGCTGAGCGAACTGAAGCAGGACGACTACGTCGTGCATCTCGACCACGGCATCGGCGTCTACCGCGGCTTGAAATTCATGACCGTAGCCGGCATCGCCGGTGAGTTTTTGCACCTGGAATATGACGGCGGCGACCGGCTTTATTTGCCGGTCGACCGCATCAACATGGTGCAGAAATACATCGGCGGCGACGGCGCTCAGCCAGCTTTGGACAAGCTCGGCGGCACGAGTTGGGAAAAAGTCAAAGCCAAGGCGCGCAAATCAATTTTTGCGATGGCGGAAGAATTGGTCCAGCTCTACGCCGTGCGCGAAGCACGCGCCGGCAACGGCTTCTCTCCGCCCGATAACATGTACAAAGAATTCGAAGCCGCGTTCGAGTACGAGGAAACGCCGGACCAGCAGCGCGCCATCGACGAGACGCTCGCCGACATGCAGCGTAAGAAACCGATGGACCGGCTGGTCTGCGGCGACGTCGGCTATGGCAAAACCGAAGTGGCCATGCGCGCGGCGTTTCTCGCCGTCGAGGGCGGCAAGCAAGTCGCCGTGTTGGCGCCGACGACGATCTTGGCGCAGCAGCACTTGCAAACCTTTCGGCAACGCTTTCGCAACCATCCGATCCGCGTCGAGATGGTCAGCCGGTTTCTGACGACCAAAGAGATTCAACAGGTGCTCGCCGATGTCACCAAGGGCGCGGTCGATGTGGCGATCGGCACGCATAGACTGCTGCAGAAAGATGTCGAGTTTAAAGATTTGGGGTTGGTGATCGTCGACGAAGAGCACCGCTTTGGCGTGGTGCACAAAGAGCGGCTGAAAAAGATGCGCGAGTTGGTGGATGTCGTGAGCCTGACGGCGACGCCGATCCCGCGCACGTTGCATATGTCGCTGATCGGCATTCGCGATTTGAGCATCATCGAAACCCCGCCGGTGGACCGGCTGGCGATCCAGACCTACGTGACACGCTACGACGAGCGGGTGATTCGCGACGCCATCCTGCGCGAGCTGCAACGCGGCGGCCAAGTGTTTTTTCTGCATAACCGGGTTGAGACCATCGACCGCTTGGCGCTCAAACTTGCGGAGCTGATTCCCGAGGGCAAAATGGCGGTGGCGCACGGCCAGATGCGGCCCAAGGAATTAGAGAAAGTCATGCTTGATTTTCTCGAGAACAAGACCCAGGTGCTGGTCTGCTCGGCAATTATCGAATCTGGTCTCGATTTCGCCAACGCCAACACGATCATCATCAACCGCGCCGACCGTTTTGGTTTGGCGCAGCTCTACCAGCTGCGCGGCCGAGTCGGCCGGTCGCATCGGCACGCCTTTGCGTATCTGCTGATCCCCGGCGAGCACGCAATCACGCCCGACGCCGAACGGCGCTTGCGCGCGCTCCAAGAAGTGGACGGCCTGGGCGGCGGCTTCAAGTTGGCGATGCACGATTTGGAAATCCGCGGCGCCGGCAACTTGCTCGGCGATCAACAGTCGGGCCAGATCACAGCGGTGGGTTTCGAGCTCTACACTGAGATGATGGAGAAGGCGGTGGCGGAGTTGAAGGGCGAAAACGTCGCGCCGGAAGTCGACCCGGAGATCAAGCTGGGCATCTCTGCCTATTTTCCCGATCAATACATTCCCGACGCCAATCAACGGTTGATCTTTTATAAACGCTTGGCGAGCGTAAGCGGCGCCGACGAGCTTGACGAGCTGAAAGAAGAAATCCAAGACCGCTTCGGCCCCTACGGCGAGCCGGTGGAGAATTTATTTCTCGTCATGAATCTGCGCCGGATTCTCAAAGATTACTTGGTCCAACAGATCAGTGTCTCCGACGGCAAGGTGTTTTTGCAATTTCACCCAGAGTCGCCGGTCAAGGTCGAGAAGCTTTTGGACTTGATGAAAAAGAACAAAGACAAGTACCGCCTGGTGCCCGACGGCCGTTTGGCGTTAACACCGCGATCGACCGATTGGCTTGCGGTGATCGATGAGGTGGGTGCGCTGCTGCGGGCGATCCAAGAGTTGCCGCAGGCGACTGCGGCGCCGGCGAGCCAACCATAG
- the pdxA gene encoding 4-hydroxythreonine-4-phosphate dehydrogenase PdxA produces the protein MGDPAGIGPEIVLKALANPAIKKNCLPLVLGDWGVLQRTKVQAKLLTKLRHWQKGDALLPMLNNSSGVVMPLSELKAAESRPAKPTKAAGHAAYRYIYEAAQMVLMRSADAMATAPISKHSLIDAGYDYPGHTELLAELGGTPECRMMLIGAKLRVVPVTGHIAMSEVPQQLNRDGILTTLELTQRNLKNAFAIKKPRIAVAALNPHAGEKGIFGDEEIKIIAPAVQAAKRKGIEAHGPLPADTLFHHAARGKYDAVVCMYHDQGLIPLKLHHFYGGVAYTLGPPFIRTSVDHGTAYDIAGKNRADETSMIEAILLAARLARLRIKRRQ, from the coding sequence ATGGGCGACCCGGCCGGTATCGGTCCGGAAATCGTTTTGAAAGCCCTCGCTAATCCGGCGATCAAGAAAAACTGTTTGCCCTTGGTATTGGGCGACTGGGGTGTGTTACAGCGGACTAAAGTGCAAGCCAAATTGTTGACGAAGCTGCGGCACTGGCAAAAGGGCGACGCGCTTCTGCCGATGCTGAACAATAGTAGCGGTGTCGTCATGCCGCTGTCCGAGCTCAAGGCAGCGGAGTCGCGTCCCGCCAAACCGACCAAGGCGGCGGGCCATGCAGCGTACCGATATATTTACGAAGCGGCGCAGATGGTGCTGATGCGCTCGGCGGATGCGATGGCGACGGCGCCGATCAGCAAGCATAGTTTGATCGACGCGGGCTACGACTATCCGGGTCATACGGAGCTCTTAGCGGAGCTCGGCGGCACGCCCGAGTGCCGCATGATGCTGATCGGCGCTAAACTGCGGGTGGTGCCGGTGACCGGCCACATCGCGATGAGCGAGGTGCCACAGCAGCTCAATCGCGACGGAATTTTGACGACGTTGGAATTGACGCAGCGCAACTTAAAGAACGCTTTCGCCATCAAAAAGCCGCGTATCGCGGTGGCGGCGTTGAACCCGCACGCCGGCGAAAAAGGCATCTTTGGCGACGAGGAGATAAAAATCATCGCGCCGGCGGTGCAAGCGGCGAAGCGCAAAGGGATCGAAGCCCATGGCCCGCTGCCGGCGGATACTTTGTTTCACCACGCGGCGCGCGGCAAATATGACGCGGTCGTCTGCATGTATCACGACCAGGGGTTGATTCCGCTGAAGCTGCACCATTTCTACGGCGGTGTCGCCTATACGTTGGGACCGCCGTTTATTCGCACCTCGGTGGATCACGGCACGGCGTACGATATCGCCGGCAAGAACCGCGCCGACGAAACCAGCATGATCGAAGCGATTTTATTGGCGGCGCGTCTGGCGCGGCTCAGAATCAAGCGGAGGCAGTAG
- a CDS encoding phosphomannomutase/phosphoglucomutase — MKVTAAIFREYDIRGLAEKEFDKEFALQLGKVHGTAIAARGGTRVPVGRDCRATSDPYAEAVIAGLMSAGLHVYDIGVCPTPLMYFSLFHLDVDGGIQVTASHNPSEYNGFKICLGKDTLYGDAIQDIRARMERDEFSAKPGGKVERYEIIPPYEKHVLADIPKLARPLKVVVDAGSGVGGPVAPPIFRKLGCQVWEIACDMDGRFPIHHPDPTVPENLEMLIEKVRHEKADLGIAYDGDADRIGAVDENGNILWGDELLVLFSRDVLKRNPKAVIISEVKCSQRLYDDIAKNNGVPIMWKAGHSLLKAKMKETHALLAGEMSGHMFFKERYFGYDDAVYASMRLLEILANSGKPLSALLADLPKAVNTPELRVDCPDDKKFAIAAKATEYFRQHYEVVDVDGVRMKFPDGWGLIRASNTQPALVLRFEASSQAKLNEYRALVENKLKEFKA, encoded by the coding sequence GTGAAAGTTACAGCGGCGATTTTTCGCGAATACGACATCCGCGGTTTGGCGGAAAAAGAGTTCGACAAAGAGTTTGCCTTACAGCTCGGCAAAGTCCACGGCACGGCGATCGCCGCTAGAGGCGGCACGCGGGTTCCCGTGGGGCGCGATTGCCGCGCCACCTCCGATCCCTACGCCGAAGCGGTGATCGCCGGCTTGATGTCCGCGGGGTTGCACGTCTACGACATCGGTGTTTGCCCGACGCCGCTCATGTACTTTTCGCTGTTTCATCTCGACGTCGACGGCGGCATTCAGGTGACCGCCAGCCATAATCCGTCAGAGTACAACGGTTTCAAGATCTGCCTGGGCAAAGACACGCTCTATGGCGACGCTATCCAAGACATTCGCGCGCGCATGGAGCGCGACGAATTTAGCGCCAAGCCGGGCGGCAAGGTCGAGCGCTACGAGATTATTCCGCCCTACGAAAAGCACGTGTTGGCGGACATTCCCAAACTGGCGCGGCCGCTGAAAGTCGTCGTCGATGCCGGCAGCGGTGTCGGCGGGCCGGTGGCGCCGCCGATCTTTCGCAAGCTTGGATGCCAGGTTTGGGAGATCGCCTGCGACATGGACGGGCGCTTTCCGATTCATCATCCCGATCCGACGGTGCCGGAAAATTTGGAAATGCTGATTGAAAAAGTCCGCCATGAAAAAGCCGACCTCGGCATCGCCTACGACGGCGACGCCGATCGCATTGGCGCGGTGGACGAAAACGGCAACATTCTTTGGGGCGATGAGTTGTTGGTGTTGTTTTCGCGCGACGTGCTCAAACGCAATCCCAAAGCGGTGATCATCTCCGAAGTGAAATGCTCGCAGCGCTTGTACGACGACATCGCCAAGAACAACGGCGTGCCGATCATGTGGAAGGCGGGCCATTCGCTGCTCAAAGCCAAAATGAAAGAGACCCACGCGCTTTTGGCCGGCGAGATGAGCGGCCACATGTTTTTCAAAGAGCGCTATTTCGGCTACGACGACGCGGTCTATGCGTCGATGCGCTTATTGGAAATACTTGCCAACTCGGGCAAGCCGTTGTCGGCGCTGCTGGCGGATTTGCCGAAGGCCGTCAATACCCCTGAGCTGCGCGTCGACTGTCCCGACGATAAGAAATTCGCCATCGCCGCCAAGGCCACCGAATATTTTCGCCAACACTACGAAGTCGTCGACGTCGACGGCGTGCGCATGAAGTTTCCTGACGGTTGGGGGCTGATCCGCGCGTCCAATACCCAGCCGGCGTTGGTATTGCGCTTCGAAGCGAGCTCGCAGGCGAAGCTCAACGAATATCGCGCGCTGGTCGAGAATAAGTTGAAAGAGTTTAAGGCATAG